From the Accumulibacter sp. genome, one window contains:
- a CDS encoding alpha/beta hydrolase family protein, whose translation MLPVAVGSSSVELETTFFVPPGTGPFPLVVINHGRTAGEPRFDPRARHLVASREFLQRGYLVAIPMRPGFSKSGGSHAAPHCKIEEHARLEAETIVAFLREVRLRPDVDPDRILLVGEAEGGIAAMAVAATGFPGLRGILNLAGGLRSSAAGCLWQEALVAAFAAFGRSSTVPSLWFYGNDDTSSDSQLPGDMWRAYRDAGGRAELIRHATSAAGDTRTMFGSPQGVAVWWPDSERFLREIGLPTEHRFSPGSTPKPKRTGYADLSDSDALPYLDDRRRELYRRFLTLPLPRAFAIATTGNVGWAQGGTDPLAAALDNCERAARHSCALYAVDEEVVWQLADTSRPVAADPLREP comes from the coding sequence ATGCTGCCTGTGGCCGTGGGCTCGTCGAGCGTCGAACTCGAGACGACCTTCTTCGTACCGCCGGGTACCGGTCCTTTCCCGCTGGTCGTCATCAACCACGGCAGAACGGCCGGTGAACCTCGCTTCGACCCGCGTGCCCGCCATCTCGTCGCCAGTCGCGAATTCCTGCAGCGCGGCTATCTGGTGGCGATCCCGATGCGCCCGGGTTTTTCCAAGTCCGGCGGCAGCCATGCTGCTCCCCACTGCAAAATCGAAGAGCACGCACGGCTGGAGGCCGAAACGATCGTCGCCTTCCTGCGCGAGGTGCGCCTGCGACCGGACGTCGATCCCGACCGGATACTGCTCGTTGGCGAGGCGGAAGGCGGCATCGCGGCGATGGCCGTGGCTGCGACGGGCTTCCCCGGCCTGCGTGGGATCCTGAATCTTGCCGGTGGCCTGCGCTCGAGCGCAGCCGGATGCCTCTGGCAAGAGGCTCTGGTCGCGGCTTTTGCTGCCTTCGGCCGCAGCAGTACGGTGCCATCGCTCTGGTTCTACGGGAACGACGACACTTCCTCGGACAGTCAGCTGCCCGGCGACATGTGGCGCGCCTATCGTGATGCCGGTGGGCGCGCCGAACTGATCCGCCATGCGACCTCCGCTGCTGGCGATACGCGAACGATGTTTGGCAGCCCACAAGGGGTAGCGGTCTGGTGGCCGGATAGCGAACGCTTTCTGCGCGAGATCGGACTGCCGACCGAACATCGCTTCAGCCCCGGATCGACGCCGAAGCCGAAGCGAACGGGCTACGCCGACCTGAGCGACAGTGACGCATTGCCTTATCTCGACGACCGTCGGCGTGAGCTTTACCGAAGATTCCTCACCCTGCCGTTGCCACGCGCCTTCGCCATCGCAACCACCGGCAATGTCGGCTGGGCGCAGGGCGGTACCGACCCGCTGGCAGCAGCGCTCGACAACTGCGAGCGCGCAGCTCGCCACTCTTGCGCCCTGTACGCGGTCGATGAAGAGGTGGTCTGGCAGCTGGCAGACACCTCGCGACCAGTAGCAGCCGATCCATTGCGCGAGCCATGA
- the purD gene encoding phosphoribosylamine--glycine ligase translates to MKLLVIGSGGREHALAWRLAKTPGLQKVFVAPGNAGTAREHELENVPLSGAEELADFAQRENVRLTVVGPEAPLAAGIVNLFRARGLRIFGPTREAAQLESSKDFAKRFMLRHHIPTARFVSFTERAPAHAYVEQQGAPIVIKADGLAAGKGVVVAGSLAVAHAAIDRMLPASESGTTSGDPGARVVIEEFLDGEEASFIVMVDGRNVLPLASSQDHKRIGDGDTGPNTGGMGAYSPAPVVTPEVHARAMREIILPTVRGMAAEGMPYTGFLYAGLMIGRDGSVKTVEFNCRLGDPETQPIMMRLRSDLHNLLEHAVSGRLNLVEASWDRRVALGVVLAAANYPAAPRTGDPVSGLPASTNDSHVFHAGTSEIDGRIVTAGGRVLCVTTLADNVRQAQKRAYDLITGIHFDGMQYRHDIGHRAAGR, encoded by the coding sequence ATGAAACTGCTTGTGATCGGCTCCGGCGGCCGCGAACACGCCCTGGCTTGGCGACTCGCGAAAACGCCCGGACTGCAGAAAGTTTTCGTTGCCCCGGGCAACGCCGGTACGGCGCGCGAGCATGAACTGGAAAACGTGCCGCTGAGCGGCGCTGAAGAGCTGGCGGACTTCGCTCAACGGGAGAACGTCCGGCTGACCGTCGTCGGCCCGGAAGCACCTCTGGCCGCCGGTATCGTCAATCTCTTTCGCGCCCGCGGCCTGAGGATCTTTGGCCCGACGCGAGAGGCCGCTCAGCTCGAGAGTTCGAAGGATTTTGCCAAGCGCTTCATGCTCAGGCACCACATTCCAACCGCCCGCTTCGTCAGCTTCACCGAACGCGCCCCAGCGCACGCCTACGTCGAGCAACAGGGCGCGCCGATCGTCATCAAAGCGGACGGCCTCGCCGCCGGCAAAGGGGTGGTCGTCGCCGGTAGCCTCGCCGTGGCACACGCCGCGATCGACCGGATGCTGCCCGCGAGCGAAAGCGGTACGACTTCGGGTGACCCTGGAGCAAGGGTCGTCATCGAAGAGTTCCTCGACGGCGAGGAAGCCAGTTTCATCGTCATGGTCGACGGCAGGAACGTGCTGCCACTGGCGTCGAGCCAGGACCACAAGCGGATCGGTGACGGCGATACGGGCCCCAACACAGGTGGCATGGGCGCCTACTCGCCGGCACCGGTCGTGACGCCCGAGGTGCACGCACGGGCGATGCGCGAGATCATCCTGCCGACGGTCCGCGGCATGGCAGCCGAAGGCATGCCCTACACCGGTTTTCTCTACGCCGGACTGATGATCGGCCGCGATGGCTCGGTGAAGACGGTGGAGTTCAACTGCCGCCTCGGTGATCCGGAGACGCAGCCGATCATGATGCGTCTGCGTAGTGACCTTCACAACCTGCTCGAGCATGCCGTCTCCGGCCGCCTCAACCTCGTCGAGGCGAGTTGGGACCGGCGGGTCGCCCTCGGCGTCGTCCTCGCCGCAGCCAACTATCCCGCCGCCCCACGCACGGGCGACCCGGTCAGCGGCCTGCCGGCCAGCACCAACGACAGCCACGTCTTCCATGCGGGCACGAGCGAGATCGACGGCCGGATCGTCACCGCCGGTGGCCGTGTGCTCTGCGTGACGACACTGGCGGACAACGTCCGGCAGGCACAGAAACGTGCCTATGACCTGATCACCGGCATCCACTTCGATGGCATGCAGTACCGCCACGACATCGGCCACCGGGCAGCCGGCCGATGA
- the purH gene encoding bifunctional phosphoribosylaminoimidazolecarboxamide formyltransferase/IMP cyclohydrolase has product MKIRQALLSLSNKNGALEFARGLVAQGVRLLSTGGTASMLRDAGLPVSEVGDYTGFPEMLDGRVKTLHPKVHAGILARRDLPEHMATLERYGMPTIDLVCVNLYPFRETIAKAGVTLDEAIENIDIGGPAMLRSAAKNYGGVAVVTDPEDYPKLLGEMAANDGALSLETRFALASKAFVHTARYDSAIANWLTSLDTAGQPQAFPSHLQVAFDRVEALRYGENPHQQAAFYRDPAPVAGAIAGYRQLQGKELSYNNIADADAAWECVKTFDTPACVIIKHANPCGVAIDASLVTAYEKAFQTDSTSAFGGIIAFNGPVDANVVEAMNARKHFVEVLLAPAFTAAARALLASKQNLRVLELPLARVHHTWEMKRVGGGLLLQTPDRFNVQEADLKVVSRVAPTAAQVDDLLFAYRVAKFVKSNAIVFCGHGMTLGVGAGQMSRVDSTRIAASKAQNAGLDLAGSCVASDAFFPFRDGVDVLAAAGAKAVIQPGGSLRDEEVIAAADEHGLAMVFTGARHFRH; this is encoded by the coding sequence ATGAAGATCCGTCAAGCCCTCCTCAGTCTTTCGAACAAGAACGGCGCCCTTGAGTTCGCCCGAGGACTCGTCGCCCAGGGCGTCAGGCTGCTGTCGACGGGTGGCACCGCCAGCATGCTGCGCGACGCTGGCCTGCCGGTCAGCGAAGTGGGTGACTACACCGGTTTCCCGGAAATGCTGGACGGCCGGGTCAAGACGCTGCACCCGAAGGTACACGCCGGCATCCTCGCTCGCCGCGACCTTCCCGAGCACATGGCGACACTCGAACGGTACGGCATGCCGACGATCGACCTGGTCTGTGTCAATCTCTACCCGTTCCGCGAAACCATCGCCAAGGCCGGGGTGACCCTTGACGAGGCCATCGAGAACATCGATATCGGCGGCCCGGCGATGCTCCGCTCCGCGGCCAAGAACTATGGTGGCGTGGCGGTGGTCACCGACCCCGAAGACTATCCGAAACTGCTCGGCGAGATGGCGGCCAACGACGGTGCACTCAGCCTCGAAACCCGCTTCGCTCTCGCCAGCAAGGCTTTCGTACACACGGCACGCTACGATTCGGCGATCGCCAACTGGCTGACTTCGCTCGACACAGCCGGGCAGCCGCAGGCTTTCCCGAGCCACCTGCAAGTCGCCTTCGACCGGGTCGAGGCGCTTCGCTACGGCGAGAACCCGCATCAACAGGCAGCGTTCTACCGCGACCCCGCCCCCGTCGCCGGGGCGATCGCCGGCTATCGCCAGTTGCAGGGCAAGGAACTGTCCTACAACAACATTGCCGACGCCGACGCCGCATGGGAGTGTGTCAAGACATTCGATACGCCGGCGTGCGTCATCATCAAGCACGCCAATCCATGCGGCGTTGCCATTGATGCATCGCTCGTCACGGCATACGAAAAGGCTTTCCAGACGGATTCGACGTCCGCTTTCGGTGGCATCATCGCCTTCAACGGCCCAGTGGACGCCAACGTGGTGGAAGCGATGAACGCCCGCAAGCATTTCGTCGAGGTCCTCCTCGCGCCGGCATTCACCGCCGCCGCACGGGCCCTGCTGGCGAGCAAGCAGAACCTGCGCGTGCTTGAACTGCCCCTGGCACGTGTCCATCATACTTGGGAGATGAAGCGTGTCGGCGGCGGGCTGTTGCTGCAGACACCCGACCGCTTCAACGTTCAGGAAGCGGACCTCAAGGTGGTCAGCAGGGTGGCCCCAACTGCGGCGCAGGTCGATGATCTCCTCTTCGCCTATCGTGTCGCCAAGTTCGTCAAGTCCAATGCGATCGTCTTCTGCGGCCACGGCATGACCCTCGGCGTCGGTGCCGGCCAGATGAGCCGCGTCGACTCGACGCGCATCGCGGCCAGCAAGGCGCAGAATGCCGGCCTCGACCTGGCCGGCTCATGCGTCGCTTCCGACGCCTTCTTCCCCTTCCGCGACGGGGTCGACGTGCTCGCTGCCGCCGGCGCCAAAGCGGTCATCCAGCCCGGCGGCTCGCTGCGCGACGAGGAGGTGATTGCGGCGGCCGACGAACATGGTCTGGCAATGGTCTTCACCGGCGCACGGCATTTCCGGCACTAG
- the dusB gene encoding tRNA dihydrouridine synthase DusB, which yields MQFLGFSLRNQLFVAPMAGVTDRPFRQLCKRMGAGLAVSEMVTSNSLLYGSAKTRRRADHDGEVAPVSVQIAGANPLMMADAARYNVDRGAQIIDINMGCPAKKICNVMAGSALLRDEPLVARILEAVVRAVSGTPVTLKIRTGWDRENRNALRILKIAEESGVRALAMHGRTRACGYSGEAEYETIRQVKAAARIPVIANGDVDSPEKARAVLASTGADAVMIGRAAQGRPWLFREIEHFLHTGSHMLPPRVSEIREVLLGHLDDVYVFYGHHAGVGIARKHISWYTRGLPGSAFFRHHMNQLPSIEQQRQAVNEFFLALADTNERLPATPPAVATGDIPCEELAA from the coding sequence ATGCAGTTCCTCGGCTTTTCGCTACGCAACCAGCTCTTCGTCGCGCCAATGGCTGGGGTGACGGACCGCCCTTTCCGCCAACTGTGCAAGCGCATGGGTGCCGGTCTGGCGGTGTCCGAGATGGTGACGTCGAATTCGCTGCTCTACGGTAGTGCGAAGACCCGCCGCCGCGCCGACCACGACGGCGAAGTGGCACCGGTCTCGGTCCAGATCGCCGGCGCCAATCCGCTGATGATGGCCGATGCGGCGCGCTACAACGTCGACCGCGGGGCGCAGATCATCGACATCAACATGGGCTGCCCGGCGAAGAAGATCTGCAACGTGATGGCGGGTTCAGCGCTGCTGCGGGACGAACCGCTGGTAGCGCGGATTCTCGAGGCAGTGGTGAGAGCAGTCTCGGGGACACCGGTGACGCTGAAGATCCGTACCGGCTGGGACCGCGAGAACCGCAACGCGCTGCGCATCCTGAAGATCGCCGAGGAGTCGGGTGTGCGGGCGCTGGCCATGCACGGCCGGACGCGCGCCTGCGGCTACAGTGGTGAGGCGGAGTACGAAACGATCAGGCAGGTCAAGGCGGCGGCGCGCATCCCGGTGATCGCCAACGGAGACGTCGACTCGCCGGAAAAGGCTCGCGCTGTGCTCGCCAGCACCGGCGCCGACGCGGTGATGATCGGTCGTGCAGCGCAAGGACGGCCCTGGCTGTTTCGTGAGATCGAGCACTTCCTGCATACGGGCAGCCACATGTTGCCCCCGCGGGTCAGCGAGATTCGCGAGGTCCTGCTCGGACACCTGGACGATGTCTACGTCTTCTATGGCCACCACGCCGGCGTCGGTATCGCCCGCAAGCATATTTCCTGGTACACCCGCGGGCTGCCCGGCTCCGCCTTCTTTCGTCACCACATGAACCAGTTGCCGAGCATCGAGCAGCAGCGACAGGCGGTGAACGAATTCTTCCTGGCGCTCGCCGACACCAACGAACGCCTGCCTGCCACTCCGCCGGCGGTGGCAACCGGCGACATCCCTTGCGAGGAACTTGCCGCATGA
- a CDS encoding helix-turn-helix domain-containing protein, translating to MKHVHHDDDAIATCVRKALENYFHTLGGEQPAPVYDMVIRSVERPMLEVVLLQAGGNQTLAAEILGINRNTLRKKLLHHRLIT from the coding sequence ATGAAGCATGTACATCATGACGACGACGCCATCGCGACCTGCGTCCGCAAGGCGCTGGAAAACTACTTTCATACGCTCGGCGGCGAGCAACCGGCGCCGGTTTACGACATGGTAATCCGCAGCGTCGAGCGCCCGATGCTCGAGGTCGTTCTGCTGCAAGCCGGAGGCAACCAGACGCTGGCGGCCGAGATCCTCGGCATCAATCGCAACACCTTGCGCAAAAAGCTGCTCCACCACCGACTGATCACCTGA
- a CDS encoding (2Fe-2S) ferredoxin domain-containing protein produces MSYFRHHVFFCCNQRGEGETCCNDSGATAAQTYAKDRIGELHLKGAGKVRINKAGCLDRCDNGPVLVVYPEGVWYSYVDTEDIEEIIQEHLVHGRVVERLRI; encoded by the coding sequence ATGAGCTATTTCCGGCATCATGTATTTTTCTGCTGCAATCAGCGCGGCGAGGGAGAAACCTGCTGCAACGACTCCGGCGCGACAGCGGCGCAGACCTACGCCAAGGACCGAATCGGCGAACTGCACCTCAAGGGCGCAGGCAAGGTGCGCATCAACAAGGCGGGCTGCCTCGATCGCTGCGACAACGGCCCGGTCCTGGTCGTCTACCCGGAAGGCGTCTGGTACAGCTACGTCGACACGGAGGATATCGAGGAGATCATCCAGGAGCACTTGGTACACGGACGGGTGGTCGAGCGCCTGCGCATCTGA
- a CDS encoding IS3 family transposase (programmed frameshift), translated as MEIPKQGYTLEFKELAIKRVKNGQALAGVAKELGLVEQTLRNWVKAAATGKLSGAGGKAVTPEEMELSRLRADNIAAQARAGNHKKGGGVPREECAVKYAGIDAQGKAFALSGMCEALEVRLSGYRAWKCGGTEDRRRLSDSQMLALIGAIHAELKGAHGSPRMVRQWRARGFPANKKRVERLMRDHGIRARQKWPYKVTTDSKHGLPVAEILLDRNFTPSAPNQAWASDITHLWTNEGWLYLAIVLDLFNREVVGWSLKPRMTADIAPDALTMAWFRKRPAPGLLHHSDRGSQYASHAFQDKLQEYGMTCPMGRKGNCWDNGPMENWFNSFKNERVHGAQYATHADIKAARFEYIEVFYNRKRQPSTLVYLSAIQFLEHWVSQQHQEELIA; from the exons ATGGAGATACCGAAGCAGGGATATACACTGGAATTCAAGGAACTGGCGATCAAGCGGGTGAAGAACGGGCAGGCGCTGGCGGGAGTGGCGAAGGAACTGGGGTTGGTTGAGCAGACCTTGCGCAACTGGGTCAAGGCGGCGGCAACGGGCAAGCTCAGTGGCGCCGGCGGCAAAGCGGTGACGCCGGAAGAGATGGAACTCTCGCGGCTACGGGCCGACAACATCGCGGCCCAAGCGCGAGCTGGAAATCATAAAAAAGGCGGCGGCGTACCTCGCGAAGAATGCGCTGTGAAGTACGCCGGGATCGATGCGCAAGGCAAGGCATTCGCGCTGTCCGGTATGTGCGAGGCCCTGGAGGTCAGGCTGAGCGGCTATCGGGCCTGGAAATGCGGCGGCACCGAGGACCGTCGGCGGCTGAGCGACAGCCAGATGCTGGCGCTGATCGGTGCCATCCATGCGGAACTCAAAGGCGCCCACGGCAGTCCGCGGATGGTGCGGCAATGGCGGGCTCGCGGCTTCCCGGCCAACAAGAAACGGGTGGAGCGCCTGATGCGAGACCATGGCATTCGTGCCCGCCAAAAGTGGCCCTACAAGGTGACAACGGACTCGAAACACGGCCTGCCAGTGGCGGAAATCCTGCTGGATCGCAACTTCACGCCGAGTGCGCCGAATCAAGCGTGGGCGTCGGACATCACGCATTTGTGGACGAACGAAGGCTGGCTCTACCTGGCCATCGTTCTCGACTTGTTCAACCGCGAGGTCGTAGGCTGGTCCTTGAAGCCGCGCATGACGGCGGACATCGCCCCGGATGCGCTGACCATGGCCTGGTTCAGGAAGCGGCCGGCACCGGGGCTGCTGCATCATTCCGACCGGGGCAGCCAA TATGCCAGCCACGCCTTCCAGGACAAGCTCCAGGAATACGGCATGACCTGCCCGATGGGCCGGAAGGGCAACTGCTGGGACAACGGCCCGATGGAAAACTGGTTCAACAGCTTCAAGAACGAGCGGGTGCATGGCGCCCAGTACGCCACCCATGCCGACATCAAGGCCGCCCGTTTCGAGTACATCGAGGTGTTCTACAACCGGAAGCGGCAGCCTTCGACCCTCGTTTACCTGTCGGCGATCCAGTTCCTGGAACACTGGGTCAGCCAGCAGCATCAGGAAGAACTGATAGCATGA
- the hemC gene encoding hydroxymethylbilane synthase, whose amino-acid sequence MSGPSVPPRIVIASRESRLAMWQAEHIRARLGGLYPETTVDILGMSTRGDQILDRPLAAIGGKGLFIKELEVAMQDGSADLAVHSLKDVPMEMPDGFVLAAISARENPCDAFVSNLFSVIDELPAGAVVGTSSLRRAAILRACHPRLVIRSLRGNLDTRLRKLDSGEYDAIILAAAGLIRLGLPQRIRSLLTPEQSLPAPGQGVLGIEVCSSRTDIAALVAPLDDPVTADCVRAERAFSRALGGSCQVPLAAHALPEGDDLWLRGWVATPDGGQMVRGELRGHLSDAESIGRSLAQMLRQQGAEPILQQLAAG is encoded by the coding sequence ATGAGTGGTCCCTCAGTCCCGCCGCGTATCGTCATCGCCTCACGTGAATCGCGCCTCGCGATGTGGCAGGCGGAACACATTCGTGCCCGCCTCGGCGGATTATATCCAGAGACGACGGTCGACATCCTCGGCATGAGCACTCGTGGTGACCAGATCCTCGATCGACCGCTGGCTGCGATCGGCGGCAAGGGCCTGTTCATCAAGGAACTCGAGGTCGCCATGCAGGATGGCAGCGCGGATCTCGCGGTTCACTCGCTGAAGGACGTGCCGATGGAGATGCCTGACGGCTTCGTGCTGGCGGCGATTTCCGCGCGAGAGAACCCCTGCGACGCCTTTGTCTCCAATCTATTTTCCGTCATCGATGAGCTGCCGGCGGGAGCCGTGGTCGGGACTTCGAGCCTGCGTCGGGCGGCCATCCTGCGCGCCTGCCATCCGCGACTGGTGATTCGGAGTCTACGCGGCAACCTCGATACGCGCCTGCGCAAGCTCGATTCTGGCGAGTACGATGCGATCATCCTGGCGGCTGCTGGCCTGATCCGCCTTGGTCTGCCGCAGCGGATCCGGTCGCTGCTGACGCCCGAGCAATCGCTTCCCGCTCCTGGACAGGGAGTCCTGGGCATCGAGGTGTGCAGCTCGCGCACCGATATCGCGGCGCTGGTCGCGCCGCTCGACGATCCCGTGACTGCGGATTGCGTGCGTGCCGAACGCGCCTTTTCGCGCGCGCTGGGCGGCAGTTGTCAGGTACCTCTGGCGGCCCATGCCTTGCCCGAGGGTGATGACCTCTGGTTGCGGGGGTGGGTCGCGACGCCCGACGGCGGACAGATGGTCCGTGGCGAACTGCGCGGCCATCTGAGCGATGCCGAGTCGATCGGTCGCTCGCTGGCGCAGATGCTGCGTCAGCAGGGGGCTGAGCCAATCCTGCAGCAGCTCGCCGCCGGCTGA
- a CDS encoding alpha/beta hydrolase, with amino-acid sequence MKVPTEHLLVDGPVGKIEITVENPGAPRGIALVAHPHPLFGGGNTNKVVQTLARTFNHLDYVALRPNFRGVGLSEGQHDDGRGETEDLLAVLAEAKVRYGNLPVALAGFSFGAYVQTRVAEVLLELGRPAQRLVLVGTASGFVEGARRYQTKAVPADTIVIHGSEDATVPLSNVIEWAKPLELPVVVIPGADHFFHRRLHVIREIVSRAWRH; translated from the coding sequence ATGAAGGTCCCTACCGAACACCTGCTCGTCGACGGACCCGTCGGCAAGATCGAGATCACGGTCGAAAACCCTGGGGCACCACGCGGCATTGCGCTCGTTGCCCACCCGCACCCGTTGTTCGGAGGCGGCAACACGAACAAGGTGGTGCAGACACTGGCGCGCACCTTCAACCATCTCGACTACGTCGCTTTGCGGCCGAACTTCCGCGGCGTCGGCCTCAGTGAGGGCCAGCATGACGATGGTCGCGGCGAGACGGAAGATCTGCTCGCCGTCCTGGCGGAAGCCAAGGTCCGCTACGGCAACCTGCCGGTGGCGCTGGCAGGATTCTCCTTCGGTGCCTACGTCCAGACACGGGTTGCCGAGGTCTTGCTCGAGTTGGGGCGTCCGGCGCAACGACTGGTGCTGGTGGGTACCGCCTCCGGTTTCGTCGAAGGGGCCCGTCGCTACCAAACCAAGGCCGTGCCGGCAGACACCATCGTCATCCACGGCTCCGAGGACGCCACCGTCCCCCTGAGCAACGTCATCGAATGGGCAAAACCCCTTGAGCTGCCGGTGGTCGTCATTCCTGGCGCAGACCACTTCTTCCACCGCCGCCTGCACGTCATCCGTGAGATAGTCAGTCGCGCCTGGCGCCACTGA
- a CDS encoding uroporphyrinogen-III synthase — MPQLLRGRTIVVTRPRAQASQLAAWIGEQGGEALVFPLLEISAVANPAPLQEAIDRLDSYALAIFISPNAVDHSLPAILARRPWPTALRPVAIGPGTVNALAAYGVGDVLLPPDRFDSEALLSVPDLQAAAVSQRRVLILRGNGGRELLADTLRERGAQVDAVACYERRAPADASSLRALWHDGRLDAIIISSSEGLRNLVGLLDEEALACLRSTAVFVPHQRIAECARALGLQRVFQSAPTDAGIMAAVSAHDWPRA; from the coding sequence ATGCCGCAGCTGTTGCGCGGTCGGACGATCGTCGTTACGCGCCCGCGAGCGCAGGCGTCGCAGCTCGCTGCGTGGATCGGCGAGCAGGGCGGCGAGGCGCTGGTCTTTCCGCTTCTCGAGATCTCTGCCGTTGCCAACCCGGCGCCCCTGCAGGAGGCGATCGATCGTCTCGACAGCTACGCGCTGGCAATCTTCATCAGCCCGAATGCCGTCGACCACAGCCTGCCGGCCATCCTCGCCCGGCGCCCATGGCCGACGGCGCTGCGGCCGGTGGCGATCGGCCCGGGCACCGTGAACGCGCTGGCTGCATACGGCGTCGGCGACGTGTTGCTGCCCCCTGATCGTTTCGATTCCGAGGCGCTGCTCAGCGTTCCCGACTTGCAGGCCGCCGCCGTCAGCCAGCGGCGGGTGCTGATCCTGCGCGGCAACGGTGGGCGCGAATTGCTGGCCGATACCCTGCGCGAACGTGGTGCCCAAGTGGATGCGGTCGCCTGCTACGAGCGTCGCGCACCAGCGGACGCGTCATCTCTGCGGGCGCTGTGGCACGATGGCCGGCTCGACGCGATCATCATTTCCTCGAGCGAAGGTTTGCGCAACCTCGTCGGACTGCTCGACGAGGAGGCTCTTGCCTGTCTGCGCAGCACGGCCGTGTTCGTGCCTCATCAGCGAATCGCCGAGTGCGCGCGCGCGTTGGGGCTGCAGCGGGTGTTCCAGAGTGCGCCCACTGATGCCGGGATCATGGCGGCAGTCAGCGCTCACGATTGGCCGCGGGCGTGA
- the hemF gene encoding oxygen-dependent coproporphyrinogen oxidase → MIDAERLRDYFTSLQTRLVTAAEAIEGRHGERFRADRWQREAGGPLTGNGCTSIIEGGRIFERGGIAFSEVSGATLPASATARRPELAGRAFAAMGVSLVLHPANPFCPTAHMNVRVLLATDGDAEPVWWFGGGMDLTPYYPFAEDVRHFHRACRDALQPFGDDCHARYKKWCDEYFFLKHRNEPRGVGGVFFDDLCEGGFERCFALTRAVGDAFPIAYLPLVDKRQATPYGERERDFQAYRRGRYVEFNLVWDRGTLFGLQSGGRTESILMSLPPTVKWRYDWRPEPGSAEAVLYDMLPPRDWL, encoded by the coding sequence ATGATCGACGCCGAACGTCTCAGAGACTATTTCACCAGCCTGCAGACTCGCCTCGTCACGGCTGCCGAAGCGATCGAGGGCCGTCACGGCGAGCGCTTTCGCGCCGATCGATGGCAGAGGGAGGCTGGCGGACCGCTGACCGGCAACGGCTGCACCAGCATCATCGAAGGAGGGCGCATCTTCGAACGTGGCGGGATTGCCTTCTCGGAGGTCAGCGGCGCCACGCTGCCGGCTTCGGCAACCGCCAGGAGACCCGAGCTCGCCGGGCGGGCGTTCGCGGCGATGGGCGTTTCGCTGGTGCTGCACCCGGCGAATCCCTTCTGCCCGACCGCACACATGAACGTGCGGGTGCTGCTCGCGACGGACGGTGACGCCGAGCCGGTCTGGTGGTTCGGCGGCGGCATGGACCTGACGCCCTACTACCCGTTCGCCGAAGACGTGCGCCATTTCCACCGCGCCTGCCGCGACGCCCTGCAGCCCTTCGGCGACGATTGCCACGCGCGCTACAAGAAGTGGTGTGACGAGTACTTCTTTCTCAAGCATCGCAACGAGCCGCGCGGCGTCGGCGGCGTTTTCTTCGACGACCTCTGCGAAGGTGGCTTCGAGCGCTGCTTCGCGCTGACCCGAGCGGTCGGGGATGCGTTTCCGATCGCCTACCTGCCGCTCGTCGACAAACGCCAGGCGACCCCCTACGGCGAGCGGGAACGGGACTTCCAAGCCTACCGGCGCGGACGCTACGTCGAGTTCAACCTGGTCTGGGACCGTGGCACCCTTTTCGGCCTGCAATCGGGCGGCCGCACCGAGTCGATCCTGATGTCGCTGCCACCGACGGTCAAGTGGCGTTACGACTGGCGGCCCGAGCCGGGAAGCGCGGAGGCCGTCCTCTACGACATGCTGCCGCCGCGCGATTGGCTGTAG